In the genome of Pseudopipra pipra isolate bDixPip1 chromosome 4, bDixPip1.hap1, whole genome shotgun sequence, one region contains:
- the ALB gene encoding albumin yields MKWLTLISFIFLLSSARSRNLHRAARDADHKSQIAHRYNDLKEETFKGVAMITFAQYLQKCSYDGLSKLVKDIVDLAHKCVANEDAPECTKPLPTIFLDRICQVDQLRDSYGDMADCCGKADPERNQCFLSFRVHHPDFIPPYQRPAADVICTQYQDDRVALLGNFVYTVARRNPFLHAPAILGLAAEYENALKTCCSESDIAACLDDKASAIKDRAKVIGVQQQHGCRVLEKYGERTFQAEKLVRMSQKYPKAPFAELIKLVQEVKGVYSECCEGDMVECADDWSELMNTLCSKQDVFSSKIKPCCEKPAVERTSCIVEADFDEKPDNLPSLVEKYIQDKEVCKSYEAGHDAFLSEFVYEYSRRHPELATTVILRVAKGYETLLDKCCKTDNPAECYGHAEEELNKHIKETQELVKTNCDLFNTHGEADFLKGILVRYTKKMPQVSTDTLLEIGKKMTAVGAKCCSLPEEKRLACSERYLSIVIEKMCKKQESTPINDQVTQCCNEFYSYKRPCFTAMGVDTKYVPPPFDPTMFNFDDKLCSAPAAEREEGQLKLLINLIKRKPQMTEDQIKAIAGGFTAMVEKCCKAADVDTCLGEEGAALIVQSRATLGIDA; encoded by the exons ATGAAGTGGTTAAcgttaatttcatttattttcctcctaAGTTCGGCCAGATCCAGGAACCTGCACAGAGCTGCACGAGATGCAG ACCACAAGAGTCAGATTGCCCATCGCTACAATGACCTGAAGGAAGAGACATTTAAGGGAGT tGCCATGATCACATTTGCCCAGTACCTCCAGAAATGTTCCTACGATGGACTGTCTAAGCTGGTGAAGGATATTGTTGATTTGGCACACAAGTGTGTGGCCAATGAGGATGCTCCCGAGTGCACAAAGCCACTG cccaccaTTTTCCTGGACAGAATCTGCCAAGTCGACCAGCTCCGCGACTCCTACGGTGACATGGCTGACTGCTGTGGGAAAGCTGACCCCGAGAGAAACCAGTGCTTCCTGTCCTTCAGAGTTCACCACCCAGACTTCATTCCTCCGTACCAGAGACCTGCTGCCGATGTCATTTGCACCCAGTACCAGGACGACCGGGTGGCACTCCTGGGAAA TTTCGTCTACACTGTTGCAAGGAGAAACCCCTTCCTGCACGCCCCAGCAATCCTGGGTCTGGCTGCTGAGTATGAAAATGCCCTTAAaacctgctgctcagagagcGATATTGCTGCTTGCTTGGATGACAAG gcaTCTGCCATCAAGGACAGAGCCAAGGTGATCggggtgcagcagcagcacggGTGCCGCGTCCTCGAGAAGTACGGCGAGAGGACCTTCCAGGCAGA AAAACTTGTTCGCATGAGCCAGAAATACCCCAAGGCTCCGTTTGCAGAACTCATCAAGTTGGTCCAGGAGGTGAAGGGTGTCTACAGTGAGTGCTGCGAAGGGGACATGGTCGAGTGCGCGGATGACTGG TCAGAGCTCATGAACACTTTGTGCTCTAAACAAGATGTTTTCTCAAGTAAAATCAAACCCTGCTGCGAGAAGCCAGCTGTGGAACGGACCAGTTGCATCGTGGAAGCAGATTTTGATGAAAAGCCTGACAATCTTCCTTCACTGGTTGAAAAATACATTCAAGATAAGGAAGTGTGTAAAAGCTATGAGGCAGGCCACGATGCATTCCTGTCAGA GTTTGTCTATGAATACTCACGGAGACACCCCGAGCTCGCCACAACAGTGATTCTGAGGGTTGCTAAGGGATATGAAACACTCCTGGATAAGTGCTGCAAGACAGACAACCCTGCTGAGTGCTACGGACACGCT GAAGAGGAACTGAACAAGCACATCAAGGAAACTCAGGAGCTTGTGAAGACAAACTGTGACCTTTTCAATACCCATGGCGAGGCAGACTTCCTTAAAGG AATTCTGGTCCGCTACACTAAGAAAATGCCCCAGGTATCAACTGACACCTTGCTTGAAATTGGGAAGAAAATGACAGCTGTGGGTGCCAAGTGCTGCAGCCTCCCCGAGGAGAAGCGTTTGGCTTGTTCTGAGCGCTAC ctgaGCATCGTGATTGAAAAAATGTGCAAGAAACAGGAGAGCACACCCATCAATGACCAGGTCACACAGTGCTGCAACGAGTTCTACTCCTACAAGAGACCATGTTTCACTGCCATGGGCGTGGATACCAAATATGTGCCTCCCCCGTTTGACCCCACGATGTTCAATTTTGATGACAAGCTGTGCAGCGCTCCGGCTGCCGAGCGGGAAGAGGGCCAGCTGAA ACTGCTCATCAACCTCATCAAGCGCAAGCCCCAGATGACAGAAGATCAAATAAAGGCAATTGCTGGGGGTTTCACTGCCATGGTGGAAAAGTGCTGCAAGGCAGCAGACGTTGACACGTGCCTCGGAGAAGAG GGTGCAGCCCTAATAGTCCAGAGCAGAGCCACATTAGGAATTGATGCTTAA